Proteins found in one Lycium ferocissimum isolate CSIRO_LF1 chromosome 6, AGI_CSIRO_Lferr_CH_V1, whole genome shotgun sequence genomic segment:
- the LOC132059217 gene encoding uncharacterized protein LOC132059217: MGTNKMILLFFLAFYFSCGFYQARILPSDNEEVIVAEQLNNNHNVDGETTIAVNNKYGHVGGGRGNGGEVNGDGSRSPSNQGSNFIPVYAANAHHNRHHGAASSHKSHNQHLVLFATMFFACLCI, encoded by the exons ATGGGAACCAATAAAATGATacttctcttcttcttggccTTCTACTTTTCATGTGGTTTTTATCAAGCCAGGATTTTGCCCTCTG ATAACGAAGAAGTAATAGTAGCTGAACAActtaataataatcataatgttGATGGAGAGACAACTATAGCTGTTAACAACAAATATGGCCATGTTGGTGGTGGCAGAGGAAATGGAGGGGAAGTAAATGGCGATGGATCTCGATCTCCTTCGAATCAAGGATCAAATTTCATACCAGTTTATGCTGCAAATGCTCACCACAATCGCCATCACGGTGCTGCAAGCAGCCACAAAAGCCACAATCAACATCTAGTCTTATTCGCTACAATGTTCTTCGCTTGCCTTTGTATTTAA
- the LOC132059218 gene encoding uncharacterized protein LOC132059218, whose protein sequence is MNQRAAVRGRPSGTDGSDFSYRMVVDSRYTKVAKAKSRLAKLIFAQVVTQLMIAANVFISLSKKESPDRVSIFSLAIGFVSVVAGELGRKKSRSNFLKFYVFGSSMAILLSMACLAINNLSLEAFQDFTSLETLKIAVVLLGFVVQLFAIGTTVSLIKNMAPPKRAS, encoded by the exons ATGAATCAGAGGGCAGCCGTTAGAGGGAGGCCCTCCGGAACCGATGGTTCTGATTTCTCCTACCGCATGGTCGTTGATTCCA GATACACGAAAGTTGCAAAAGCAAAGTCTCGTCTGGCCAAATTGATCTTTGCTCAG GTTGTCACTCAATTGATGATAGCAGCTAATGTATTTATTTCATTATCAAAGAAGGAGTCTCCCGATAGAGTTTCCATTTTTTCCCTTGCGATTGGCTTCGTGTCTGTTGTGGCAGGAGAACTAG GTCGAAAGAAAAGTCGGTCCAACTTTCTGAAGTTTTATGTCTTTGGGTCATCGATGGCAATCCTGCTGTCAATGGCATGTCTTGCCATCAACAATCTCTCATTGGAG GCTTTCCAAGATTTTACAAGTTTGGAGACTCTAAAGATTGCCGTTGTCCTACTAG GATTTGTGGTACAATTATTTGCAATTGGTACAACCGTTTCTCTTATTAAAAATATGGCACCTCCTAAGAGGGCTTCTTGA
- the LOC132059219 gene encoding ribonuclease H2 subunit A: protein MVSLEQLPIWASKPCIMGIDEAGRGPVLGPMVYGCLYCARSYQKTLSTLQFADSKTLKEEKREELFEELKTNESIGWAVDVIDPRDLSAKMLKKNKVNLNEISHNSAIGLVRKTLDLGVLLTEVYVDTVGDPEKYRVKLSEIFPAIKFVVAKKADSLYPVVSGASIVAKVTRDRALRDWVLDETAENMQRNFGSGYPGDPETKAWLDNHKHTVFGFPTLVRFSWGTCNAYSKDSVEVVWESDANDEDESKGRASKRQMKLTNVGFTGVKRKSEDIESSGKGRCKFFQARKLELLSQF from the exons ATGGTTTCATTAGAGCAGCTCCCAATTTGGGCATCAAAGCCTTGTATAATGGGTATTGATGAAGCTGGTCGTGGTCCTGTTTTAG GGCCAATGGTCTATGGATGCTTGTACTGTGCACGCTCATACCAGAAGACTCTTTCCACTTTACAATTTGCAG ACTCGAAGACTttgaaagaagagaagagggAAGAATTATTCGAGGAATTAAAGACAAATGAATCCATTGGATGGGCTGTTGACGTGATAGATCCTAGAGATCTCTCAGCCAAGATGTTAAAGAA AAACAAAGTAAATCTTAATGAAATATCACATAATTCTGCCATTGGCCTCGTAAGGAAGACACTGGACCTAGGTGTTCTTTTAACGGAG GTTTATGTGGATACTGTTGGTGATCCTGAAAAGTATAGAGTGAAACTCTCTGAAATATTTCCAGCAATCAAGTTTGTTGTTGCGAAAAAAGCTGACAGTCTTTACCCTGTCGTAAGTGGAGCTAGTATTGTTGCAAAG GTTACTAGGGACCGAGCCTTGCGGGATTGGGTGCTTGATGAAACTGCTGAGAACATGCAAAGAAACTTTGGATCTGGATATCCTGGag ATCCTGAGACAAAAGCATGGCTGGATAATCATAAACACACAGTTTTTGGGTTCCCCACCTTGGTCCGTTTCAGCTGGGGAACATGCAATGCATACTCGAAGGATAGTGTTGAAGTAGTATG GGAATCTGATGCTAATGACGAAGATGAGTCCAAAGGAAGAGCAAGCAAGCGGCAAATGAAGCTAACTAATGTTGGTTTCACAGGTGTAAAGaggaaaagtgaagatattgagTCAAGTGGGAAAGGCCGTTGCAAattcttccaagctcgtaaactTGAGCTCCTCTCGCAGTTCTGA
- the LOC132059221 gene encoding uncharacterized protein LOC132059221 encodes MGNCFGSRKSGRVEIAPADMLKKHPSVKLYGHPNSIPTYYIRCALLYKPVTVNFTPSIIHQSPLLQYKSDTVTGSVNDVLRYLDVKFPDPKVLTGCYDETTPFVVWLVILQHRSMTWHLERMGRWAEDLAARGGKARGDPAMGTPRMEMRKFARGYSQLLELMLEHAQMEERVVFQILEKADRGLSKAANEEHARDLPMMNGIKEDIKSIGVLDSGHPAYQESLCNLSTRLKTLKKHSKKHFEEEEKNLLPLMEATELSKAQQDKVLDQCLDVMQGTHSHLFRFFMEGLLPQDAMHYLDMLSRCSDQNRVTSMLRLIVDKVV; translated from the exons ATGGGTAATTGTTTCGGGTCGAGAAAGTCGGGTCGGGTCGAGATTGCACCGGCCGACATGCTAAAGAAACATCCGTCCGTCAAACTTTACGGTCATCCAAATAGTATTCCAACTTATTACATTCGATGTGCTCTTCTTTACAAGCCCGTTACCGTCaattttactccctccattaTTCACCAATCACCGTTACTACAGTACAAATCCGACACCGTTACAGGGTCCGTTAATGACGTGCTCCGTTACTTGGACGTTAAGTTTCCTGACCCGAAGGTGTTAACGGGGTGTTATGATGAAACGACGCCGTTTGTGGTTTGGTTGGTTATTTTGCAGCATAGGAGTATGACGTGGCATTTGGAGAGAATGGGGAGGTGGGCTGAGGATTTGGCAGCGCGTGGAGGGAAAGCGCGTGGTGATCCGGCTATGGGGACCCCACGTATGGAGATGAGGAAGTTTGCTAGGGGTTATTCACAGTTGTTGGAGTTGATGCTTGAACATGCTCAAATGGAAGAGAGAGTTGTGTTTCAAATCTTGGAAAAGGCTGATAGAG GATTGTCTAAAGCTGCAAATGAGGAGCATGCAAGGGACCTTCCTATGATGAATGGTATTAAAGAAGATATCAAATCTATAGGAGTTCTTGATTCAGGTCATCCTGCCTACCAAGAGTCCCTTTGCAACCTCTCTACTCGACTCAAAACCTTAAAG AAGCATAGCAAGAAACACTTTGAAGAGGAGGAGAAGAATCTACTGCCACTGATGGAGGCAACTGAATTGAGTAAAGCGCAACAGGATAAAGTCCTAGACCAGTGCCTGGATGTCATGCAGGGGACCCATTCACATCTGTTTCGTTTCTTtatggaaggcctcctccctcAGGACGCAATGCATTACTTGGACATGCTTTCTAGGTGCAGCGACCAAAACCGAGTAACCTCAATGCTCAGGTTAATTGTTGACAAGGTTGTATGA